A single Musa acuminata AAA Group cultivar baxijiao chromosome BXJ2-1, Cavendish_Baxijiao_AAA, whole genome shotgun sequence DNA region contains:
- the LOC135597929 gene encoding uncharacterized protein LOC135597929: MRKKGSQSFAIGNSEFALHWDISAATYGAGAEPTRDFYLVMMADKVFVLLLGDMWREFIKKFEDKVLVAASSMYSRREQVFGATLYSTKAQFRDGGKDHEIMVRCKGDEADAKDAELYVCVDRKRLLHVKRVMWNFRGNQTILVDGSAIDVLWDVHDWWFRGSPSGATFMFRARSALASRPWSEEELAKRASQFTLLIQAFKSK; encoded by the coding sequence ATGAGGAAGAAGGGAAGCCAGTCCTTCGCCATCGGGAACTCCGAGTTTGCTCTCCACTGGGACATCTCCGCCGCGACGTATGGCGCAGGAGCTGAGCCCACGCGGGACTTCTACCTCGTCATGATGGCCGACAAGGTGTTCGTGCTATTGCTAGGTGATATGTGGAgagaattcatcaagaagttcgaaGACAAGGTGTTGGTCGCCGCGTCCTCCATGTACAGCAGGAGGGAGCAAGTGTTCGGCGCCACGCTCTACTCCACCAAGGCTCAGTTTCGCGACGGCGGCAAGGATCACGAGATCATGGTAAGATGCAAGGGAGACGAGGCCGACGCCAAGGACGCCGAGCTCTACGTCTGCGTCGACAGGAAGAGGCTGCTCCATGTGAAGCGGGTGATGTGGAACTTCCGCGGGAATCAGACCATATTGGTGGACGGATCAGCGATCGACGTGCTGTGGGACGTGCACGACTGGTGGTTCCGCGGGTCACCAAGCGGCGCCACCTTCATGTTCCGGGCGAGGAGCGCGCTCGCGAGCAGGCCGTGGTCGGAGGAGGAGTTGGCGAAGAGGGCGTCTCAGTTCACTCTGTTGATCCAAGCTTTCAAGAGCAAGTGA
- the LOC103983583 gene encoding protein TWIN SISTER of FT isoform X1 — protein MSRGRDPLVLGQIVGDVLDPFTRSATMRIMYNNREISNGSRLRQSAVADKPQVQIEGNDPRKLYTLVMVDPDAPSPNNPTDREYLHWLVTDIPETLDASHGNEIVSYESPRPQAGIHRIALVLFRQQVQQTVHAPGWRQNFSTRDFSAFHNLGLPAAATFFNCQRETGCGGRRF, from the exons ATGTCACGAGGAAGGGATCCTTTGGTGTTAGGGCAGATTGTTGGGGATGTGTTGGATCCTTTCACTAGATCTGCTACTATGAGAATTATGTACAACAATAGGGAAATCTCGAATGGGAGTAGGCTAAGGCAATCGGCTGTGGCGGATAAGCCACAGGTTCAAATTGAAGGGAATGATCCAAGGAAGCTCTATACACTT GTGATGGTGGATCCTGATGCACCAAGTCCAAACAATCCAACTGATAGAGAGTATCTGCACTG GTTGGTGACAGACATCCCAGAAACTCTTGATGCAAGTCATG GAAACGAGATAGTGAGCTATGAAAGCCCACGGCCACAAGCCGGGATTCACCGTATCGCACTTGTCCTCTTCCGTCAGCAAGTCCAGCAGACTGTGCATGCGCCTGGGTGGCGTCAAAACTTCAGCACGAGAGACTTCTCTGCCTTCCATAACCTTGGACTCCCTGCTGCTGCTACCTTCTTTAATTGTCAACGAGAGACTGGTTGTGGAGGAAGAAG GTTCTAA
- the LOC103983583 gene encoding protein TWIN SISTER of FT isoform X2: protein MSRGRDPLVLGQIVGDVLDPFTRSATMRIMYNNREISNGSRLRQSAVADKPQVQIEGNDPRKLYTLVMVDPDAPSPNNPTDREYLHWLVTDIPETLDASHGNEIVSYESPRPQAGIHRIALVLFRQQVQQTVHAPGWRQNFSTRDFSAFHNLGLPAAATFFNCQRETGCGGRR from the exons ATGTCACGAGGAAGGGATCCTTTGGTGTTAGGGCAGATTGTTGGGGATGTGTTGGATCCTTTCACTAGATCTGCTACTATGAGAATTATGTACAACAATAGGGAAATCTCGAATGGGAGTAGGCTAAGGCAATCGGCTGTGGCGGATAAGCCACAGGTTCAAATTGAAGGGAATGATCCAAGGAAGCTCTATACACTT GTGATGGTGGATCCTGATGCACCAAGTCCAAACAATCCAACTGATAGAGAGTATCTGCACTG GTTGGTGACAGACATCCCAGAAACTCTTGATGCAAGTCATG GAAACGAGATAGTGAGCTATGAAAGCCCACGGCCACAAGCCGGGATTCACCGTATCGCACTTGTCCTCTTCCGTCAGCAAGTCCAGCAGACTGTGCATGCGCCTGGGTGGCGTCAAAACTTCAGCACGAGAGACTTCTCTGCCTTCCATAACCTTGGACTCCCTGCTGCTGCTACCTTCTTTAATTGTCAACGAGAGACTGGTTGTGGAGGAAGAAGGTAG
- the LOC135598560 gene encoding putative lipid-transfer protein DIR1, which produces MEWKLRSVALAMAVVLAVACTMEVAAQSLCKMSQEGLDACRPCISTVKPAEQPSDACCAALKQADLPCLCSYKNSVLLPYIGIDPKRAMQLPAKCSMAAPQQC; this is translated from the coding sequence aTGGAGTGGAAGCTTAGGAGCGTGGCGTTGGCCATGGCGGTGGTCCTGGCGGTGGCGTGCACCATGGAGGTGGCGGCCCAGAGCTTGTGCAAGATGAGCCAGGAGGGGCTGGATGCATGCAGGCCGTGCATCAGCACGGTGAAGCCGGCGGAACAGCCCAGCGACGCCTGCTGCGCGGCGCTCAAGCAAGCCGACCTGCCCTGCCTCTGCTCCTACAAGAACTCCGTCCTGCTGCCGTACATCGGCATCGACCCCAAGCGCGCCATGCAACTCCCGGCAAAGTGCAGCATGGCTGCTCCCCAGCAGTGCTGA
- the LOC103983558 gene encoding small heat shock protein, chloroplastic has product MSLALSSFGPSSVLLSTRRGTINCGRWHITAMGAQSRDNLDHMQRASKPQQSQPLLKRRAAPSSPIGLWDRFPTARTIQQMMDTMERVMEDPLAYGGASLPSLSGEDSVGSYRRRRTPWEIKEGAGEYRMRFDMPGMTKKDVKVWVEERMLVIEAEKLPAKEGEAEEWSATSYGRYSSRIALPDNVLVEQIKAEVKDGVLYITIPKASTSTKVLDIDVR; this is encoded by the exons ATGTCACTGGCTCTCTCCAGCTTCGGCCCCTCCTCAGTCCTCCTCTCGACCAGGAGAGGTACGATCAACTGCGGGAGGTGGCACATCACGGCCATGGGTGCTCAGAGCAGAGACAACTTGGATCACATGCAGAGAGCCAGCAAGCCACAGCAAAGCCAACCCCTGCTCAAAAGGAGAGCAGCTCCATCTTCCCCCATCG GGCTTTGGGACAGGTTCCCCACGGCGAGGACAATCCAGCAGATGATGGACACGATGGAGAGAGTCATGGAGGATCCTCTCGCTTACGGCGGTGCTTCCCTGCCTTCCCTGAGCGGCGAGGACAGCGTGGGAAGCTACAGAAGGCGGAGGACGCCGTGGGAGATCAAGGAAGGAGCGGGGGAGTACAGGATGAGGTTCGATATGCCGGGCATGACCAAGAAGGACGTCAAGGTGTGGGTGGAGGAGAGGATGCTGGTCATCGAGGCCGAGAAGCTACCGGCGAAGGAAGGAGAAGCCGAGGAATGGTCAGCCACGAGCTATGGGAGATACAGCAGTAGGATTGCATTGCCGGACAATGTGCTGGTGGAGCAGATCAAGGCAGAGGTGAAGGATGGCGTGCTGTATATTACCATACCAAAGGCTTCGACTTCCACAAAGGTTTTGGATATTGATGTGCGGTAA
- the LOC103983583 gene encoding protein VERNALIZATION 3 isoform X3, translating to MSRGRDPLVLGQIVGDVLDPFTRSATMRIMYNNREISNGSRLRQSAVADKPQVQIEGNDPRKLYTLVMVDPDAPSPNNPTDREYLHWLVTDIPETLDASHGPTSLRQSAWQGSDRKSSSMDGCYPPPPPAPGDQRLT from the exons ATGTCACGAGGAAGGGATCCTTTGGTGTTAGGGCAGATTGTTGGGGATGTGTTGGATCCTTTCACTAGATCTGCTACTATGAGAATTATGTACAACAATAGGGAAATCTCGAATGGGAGTAGGCTAAGGCAATCGGCTGTGGCGGATAAGCCACAGGTTCAAATTGAAGGGAATGATCCAAGGAAGCTCTATACACTT GTGATGGTGGATCCTGATGCACCAAGTCCAAACAATCCAACTGATAGAGAGTATCTGCACTG GTTGGTGACAGACATCCCAGAAACTCTTGATGCAAGTCATG GCCCCACTTCCCTGCGTCAGTCGGCGTGGCAAGGCTCCGACCGGaaatcgagctcgatggacggctGTTATCCTCCCCCCCCACCCGCTCCCGGTGATCAACGCTTGACTTGA
- the LOC103983583 gene encoding protein VERNALIZATION 3 isoform X4 yields the protein MSRGRDPLVLGQIVGDVLDPFTRSATMRIMYNNREISNGSRLRQSAVADKPQVQIEGNDPRKLYTLVMVDPDAPSPNNPTDREYLHWLVTDIPETLDASHGQKNT from the exons ATGTCACGAGGAAGGGATCCTTTGGTGTTAGGGCAGATTGTTGGGGATGTGTTGGATCCTTTCACTAGATCTGCTACTATGAGAATTATGTACAACAATAGGGAAATCTCGAATGGGAGTAGGCTAAGGCAATCGGCTGTGGCGGATAAGCCACAGGTTCAAATTGAAGGGAATGATCCAAGGAAGCTCTATACACTT GTGATGGTGGATCCTGATGCACCAAGTCCAAACAATCCAACTGATAGAGAGTATCTGCACTG GTTGGTGACAGACATCCCAGAAACTCTTGATGCAAGTCATG GCCAGAAGAACACATGA